Proteins co-encoded in one Micropterus dolomieu isolate WLL.071019.BEF.003 ecotype Adirondacks linkage group LG19, ASM2129224v1, whole genome shotgun sequence genomic window:
- the LOC123957654 gene encoding neuronal acetylcholine receptor subunit alpha-3-like has protein sequence MNFSGKLTSAVLLVLLAAQGCYSSKGEDRLFRRLFRRYNQFIRPVENVSDPVTVEFEVSISQLVKVDEVNQIMETNLWLRHVWNDYKLKWAPVEYDGIEFIRVPSNKIWRPDIVLYNNAVGDFLVEDKTKALLKYDGTITWVPPAIFKSSCPMDITYFPFDYQNCSMKFGSWTYDKAKIDLVLIGSKVNLKDFWESGEWEIIDAPGYKHDIKYNCCEEIYPDITYSFYIRRLPLFYTINLIIPCLLISFLTVLVFYLPSDCGEKVTLCISVLLSLTVFLLVITETIPSTSLVIPLIGEYLLFTMIFVTLSIVITVFVLNVHYRTPMTHTMPEWVRSVFLGLLPRVMLMRRPIDQGCSSPASITGGTGGGGSGGGNKNRKNSIGGGSGSGSVSVGGITGGVAMDSGAGGGGATSAGGSMNCVEFGDMNRDMNRDINRRCPYRGKEVPTPVPPPMAPPPPPQAPQAPQAQGPQESELPKLQRSLNAPSPVSAVVAFSVVSPEIKQAIESVKYIAENMRTRNKAKEVEDDWKYVAMVIDRIFLWVFVTVCVLGTVGLFLQPLISFLK, from the exons ATGAATTTCTCCGGGAAACTGACAAGCGCCGTCCTGCTGGTGCTCCTCGCAGCGCAAG GCTGTTATTCATCTAAGGGGGAGGACAGATTATTTCGGAGGTTGTTCAGGAGGTACAACCAGTTCATCCGACCAGTGGAGAATGTATCTGATCCAGTCACAGTGGAGTTTGAGGTCTCCATATCTCAACTGGTCAAAGTG GATGAGGTCAATCAGATTATGGAAACCAATCTGTGGCTGAGGCAT GTCTGGAACGACTACAAACTGAAATGGGCCCCTGTTGAGTATGACGGGATTGAATTCATACGAGTTCCATCCAATAAAATTTGGAGGCCAGACATTGTTTTGTACAACAA CGCTGTAGGTGACTTTCTTGTGGAGGACAAGACCAAGGCTCTGCTGAAGTATGATGGCACCATCACCTGGGTTCCTCCAGCCATTTTCAAATCCTCCTGTCCTATGGACATCACCTACTTCCCCTTTGACTACCAGAACTGCTCCATGAAGTTTGGCTCCTGGACCTACGACAAGGCAAAGATCGACCTGGTGCTGATTGGCTCAAAG GTGAACCTGAAAGACTTCTGGGAGAGTGGAGAGTGGGAGATCATCGATGCACCAGGATACAAGCATGACATCAAATACAACTGCTGCGAGGAGATCTACCCAGACATCACCTACTCCTTCTACATCCGCCGCCTGCCTCTCTTCTACACCATCAACCTCATCATCCCCTGcctcctcatctccttcctCACAGTGCTGGTCTTCTACCTCCCATCGGACTGCGGCGAGAAGGTCACCTTGTGTATCTCTGTGCTCCTCTCCCTCACTGTGTTCCTGCTGGTGATCACTGAGACCATTCCTTCCACGTCACTCGTCATCCCACTGATCGGCGAGTACCTCCTCTTCACCATGATTTTTGTCACGCTCAGCATCGTCATCACTGTCTTCGTGCTGAATGTCCACTACCGCACCCCGATGACTCACACTATGCCGGAGTGGGTAAGGTCCGTGTTCCTCGGGTTGCTGCCCAGGGTGATGTTGATGAGGCGGCCGATCGACCAGGGCTGCTCCTCCCCTGCCAGTATTACAGgggggacaggaggaggaggaagcggTGGAGGAAACAAGAATAGAAAAAACAGCATAGGAGGAGGAAGTGGCTCAGGAAGTGTAAGTGTTGGGGGTATAACTGGGGGTGTAGCGATGGATAGTGGTGCAGGAGGAGGCGGGGCCACCTCAGCTGGCGGCTCCATGAACTGTGTGGAGTTTGGTGACATGAACCGTGACATGAACCGGGATATAAACAGGAGGTGCCCCTACAGAGGCAAGGAGGTACCGACTCCTGTCCCTCCTCCAATGGCgccacccccccctccccaagCTCCCCAGGCTCCCCAGGCTCAGGGCCCCCAGGAGTCAGAGCTGCCAAAACTGCAAAGGTCCCTGAATGCCCCTTCACCGGTCAGCGCTGTTGTTGCCTTCTCCGTGGTGTCGCCAGAGATCAAGCAGGCCATAGAGAGTGTGAAGTACATCGCAGAGAACATGAGGACACGCAACAAAGCCAAAGAG GTGGAGGATGACTGGAAGTACGTCGCCATGGTCATCGACAGGATCTTCCTGTGGGTttttgtgacagtgtgtgtgctgGGAACAGTGGGACTGTTCCTCCAGCCACTCATCAGCTTCTTAAAATGA